The Brachypodium distachyon strain Bd21 chromosome 4, Brachypodium_distachyon_v3.0, whole genome shotgun sequence nucleotide sequence TCGTCCGGCCAGAAGCGGTGAGCCGTAAAGCACCCCTCGAGAGCCGGCAGCCTCGCCATAACCACCCTGGACACCGCCACCTGAGCAATGCGCGGTCTTGTGCCAGTAACAGAGACCACCACACTCCAGCGAAGGGCTTGTTCTTCAGCATCAATCTCCACACTCCTTGGGATAATACAGAGCTCCACCCCGGGCCGCAGGGAAGCCGCCCCCAGCGTTAGGCCATCCACAGCAGTGGCAGCCACCTGCCGCGGCACCAAGGAAGCAGGCTTAGCCACCTGccgcggcaccggcgccggctgcACCACCGACGGAGCTGGGGCAGGGGGCGCCACCGGGGCATAGGGCACCACCGGGGCAGGGGTTGGCACCACCAGTGGAGGACGTGGGCCGAGCCTGGCCAGAAGGGCCGGCCCAGGCCGCACAACCCCGGCAGCAGGAGCAGCCCCGCGAGGCGCCCCGGCCGGCCTGGACTGCGCACCGGACGCCGCACGGGCCGCAGGAGGCGCTTGAGGGGCAGGGCCCAGCCTCGCCGCGACCGGCAGCACGCGCCCGTCCTccgccgggggggggggggggaaccACCGGAAGGGCTGCGCCTGGCCCTGCACAGCCGCGCAACGTGCCCCTCGCCACCACAGCGCAGGCACTTAGTCGGGTTGGGGCAGAGCGCGGAGACGTGGTCGAACCCCAAGCAATTGTAGCAGCGACCCGCCAAGTCTGGCGGCATGTCAGGCCGGGCCATGGACGTCGGGAGGGGGCCCTGGCCGAGGCTGCGCTTTTGCTGGCGGCACTGATGCCTCCAGCCGCCCTCCTCCACAGTCTCTCGgtcgccagcagcagcaacgacGAGGGAAGCCAACTGTCGAACAGGTTGAGCGCGCACCGGAGGAACCTCCTCCAAGGCCTCCACCAGCGGGCTCCCACGGCGGAGGACCTCGCAATAGGAGCGCACCGAGTCCCCACCGTCGGAGGAGGGCGACCGGAGCGGCGAGAGAGGTGGCCACCGGAGCCGGAGCGGCCGCCGACGGGGAGGGGTGGGCGCCGACGccggagaggcggcggcggtggccggaaACCTAGGCGCGGGTCGCGGTCGCCGGTCACAGGAGCGGACGAGCGTGGGAGGGCGGGGAAGGAGGGGCAAGGGGGGAgggcggggccgccggcgggaGGGGTGGACGCCGACGctggagtggcggcggcggtggccggaaccctaggcgCGGGTCGCGGTCGGCAGTCGCGGGAGCCCCTGACCTCAGATTTGAACTACCAAAAAGGTTAGTTTTGACCATGTAGTCTTATTGGTCCTATCAAAACCACAGCTGGTggttggtttcttgtggtggaaccagcctaAGATTTATTTTAGGTTTTAACCGGCGTTGTGCTTTCagtgggagtgacgtaccCATCAACT carries:
- the LOC112272364 gene encoding uncharacterized protein LOC112272364 encodes the protein MPPAALLHSLSVASSSNDEGSQLSNRLSAHRRNLLQGLHQRAPTAEDLAIGAHRVPTVGGGRPERRERWPPEPERPPTGRGGRRRRRGGGGGRKPRRGSRSPVTGADERGRAGKEGQGGRAGPPAGGVDADAGVAAAVAGTLGAGRGRQSREPLTSDLNYQKVGVTYPSTTRRLW